One Arthrobacter sp. FW306-07-I genomic window carries:
- a CDS encoding proline--tRNA ligase, with translation MVLRLSQLFLRTLREDPVDAEVASHKLLVRAGYIRRAAPGIYTWLPLGLSVLRKVEEIIREEMAAIGAQEVHFPALLPREPYEATNRWTEYGEGLFRLQDRKGADYLLAPTHEEMFTLLVKDLYSSYKDLPLSLYQIQNKYRDEARPRAGLLRGREFIMKDSYSFDVDDAGLDASYAAHRAAYLKIFERLGLEVVPVAATAGAMGGSKSEEFLFPTEIGEDTFVRSAGGYAANVEAVTTVVPEEIDFTNAPAAEVLDTPDTPTIETLVAASNQIAPRAESDGGAWTAADTLKNVVLAVTLPTGERQLVVIGLPGDRAVDLKRVEANIGAFLPIGGEIGLEQAGEEDLKKQPLIVKGYLGPGLSLDQPLLGADSATKLLYLVDPRVVSGTAWITGANEAGKHVFGLVAGRDFRWDGVIECTEVRAGDPSPDGSGPLETARGIEMGHIFQLGRKYAEALDLKVLDQNGKQVVVTMGSYGVGVTRAVAALAEANHDDRGLVWPRTVAPADVHVVAVGRGDEIFQTAEKLSAELEEAGLSVIYDDRPKVSPGVKFGDAELVGVPTILAVGRGLVDGVVEIKDRRSGAAENVAVDKAVDYVVNAVRNQ, from the coding sequence GTGGTCCTACGACTGTCCCAGCTTTTCCTGCGCACGCTGCGCGAAGACCCCGTCGATGCCGAGGTTGCCAGCCACAAACTCCTGGTCCGCGCCGGCTACATCCGCCGCGCTGCCCCCGGCATCTACACCTGGCTTCCGCTGGGACTGAGCGTCCTGCGCAAGGTCGAGGAAATCATCCGCGAGGAGATGGCAGCCATTGGCGCCCAGGAAGTCCACTTCCCGGCCCTGCTGCCACGCGAGCCGTACGAGGCCACGAACCGCTGGACCGAATACGGCGAGGGCCTGTTCCGCCTCCAGGACCGCAAGGGAGCTGATTACCTGCTGGCCCCCACGCATGAGGAGATGTTCACGCTCCTGGTCAAGGACCTGTACTCGTCCTACAAGGACCTGCCGCTGAGCCTGTACCAAATCCAGAATAAGTACCGCGACGAGGCCCGTCCCCGGGCCGGGCTCCTCCGCGGCCGCGAGTTCATCATGAAGGATTCCTACTCCTTTGACGTGGACGACGCGGGCCTGGATGCCAGCTACGCCGCCCACCGCGCCGCCTACTTGAAGATCTTTGAACGCCTGGGCCTTGAAGTAGTGCCCGTGGCAGCCACCGCGGGCGCCATGGGAGGTTCCAAGAGCGAGGAATTCCTCTTCCCCACGGAGATCGGCGAGGACACCTTTGTCCGCTCGGCCGGCGGCTACGCCGCCAACGTCGAGGCCGTCACCACGGTGGTCCCCGAGGAAATCGACTTCACCAACGCCCCGGCGGCAGAGGTCCTGGATACCCCGGACACCCCCACCATCGAGACCCTGGTTGCCGCTTCCAACCAGATCGCCCCTCGGGCAGAATCCGACGGCGGCGCCTGGACTGCAGCGGACACGCTCAAGAACGTGGTCCTCGCCGTCACGCTGCCCACCGGTGAGCGGCAGCTGGTGGTCATCGGCCTCCCCGGCGACCGCGCAGTGGACCTCAAAAGGGTGGAGGCAAACATCGGCGCCTTCCTGCCGATCGGTGGAGAGATCGGCCTGGAGCAGGCAGGCGAGGAAGACCTCAAGAAGCAGCCGCTGATCGTCAAGGGCTACCTTGGCCCCGGCCTGTCCCTCGACCAGCCGCTCCTGGGCGCCGACAGTGCCACCAAGCTGCTGTACCTGGTGGACCCCCGGGTGGTCAGCGGAACTGCCTGGATTACTGGCGCCAACGAGGCCGGCAAGCACGTCTTCGGCCTGGTGGCCGGACGCGACTTCCGCTGGGACGGCGTCATCGAGTGCACCGAAGTCCGCGCCGGCGACCCCTCCCCGGACGGCTCCGGCCCGCTGGAGACCGCCCGCGGCATCGAAATGGGCCACATCTTCCAGCTCGGCCGCAAATACGCCGAAGCACTGGACCTCAAGGTCCTGGACCAGAACGGCAAGCAGGTGGTGGTCACCATGGGTTCCTACGGCGTCGGGGTCACCCGGGCCGTGGCGGCCCTGGCAGAGGCCAACCACGATGACCGCGGCCTGGTCTGGCCCCGCACGGTGGCGCCCGCCGATGTACATGTGGTTGCAGTGGGCCGCGGTGACGAGATCTTCCAGACGGCGGAAAAGCTGTCGGCAGAACTCGAGGAAGCCGGACTGTCGGTCATCTATGACGACCGGCCCAAGGTCTCGCCGGGCGTGAAGTTCGGCGACGCCGAGCTGGTGGGCGTCCCCACCATCCTGGCCGTGGGCCGCGGCCTGGTGGACGGCGTGGTGGAGATCAAGGACCGCCGCAGCGGTGCCGCCGAGAACGTGGCGGTAGACAAGGCCGTCGACTACGTGGTCAACGCCGTCCGCAACCAGTGA
- a CDS encoding DUF4439 domain-containing protein produces MKHPLKDTHPRVRAFRFAVFALAVLVVLSLGFALIPAEKPAPAEPPFTERARAAAFTAAMDLRASGMELSSTGAADSAILDPVVTLLTIQARALMSPALTSPAPETGAATPPAPSTPSSTAGPASVAGLVQALAGSGTARLKDAETADGGMARLLAGAGTAQILAAGRLAAATGVPVPEATAAATVEEVPAQATASPCPSPSAAASQRGARPGTAAGVREALAAAVTAEEEAAYGYQAALPRLGPAESGPASEFLARHRELADAGEERLRLACGTAVPQQPGYVLDSAFLAAPAAGLGRLEAATLASYGDLVALSQGQDRKWALSALQAAAGRALRWGTDPGAVPGLTLDVNQLPNLPAVTGRPAGTGPAPSSAESQALTGPSPLKEWS; encoded by the coding sequence GTGAAACACCCCCTCAAGGACACCCACCCGCGCGTGCGCGCGTTCCGGTTTGCCGTCTTTGCCCTCGCCGTGCTGGTGGTCCTGAGCCTCGGTTTCGCCTTGATTCCCGCGGAAAAGCCAGCTCCCGCCGAGCCTCCGTTCACGGAACGGGCCAGGGCGGCGGCGTTCACTGCTGCCATGGACCTGCGTGCCTCCGGGATGGAGTTGTCTTCCACTGGCGCAGCGGATTCCGCCATCCTGGACCCCGTTGTGACCTTGCTGACCATCCAGGCCAGGGCGTTGATGTCCCCCGCGCTGACGTCCCCTGCACCGGAAACCGGTGCAGCCACGCCGCCGGCACCTTCCACGCCGTCTTCCACCGCCGGCCCCGCCAGTGTTGCCGGACTCGTCCAGGCGCTGGCCGGCAGCGGAACCGCGCGCCTCAAGGACGCAGAAACAGCCGACGGCGGCATGGCCCGCCTCCTCGCGGGTGCCGGCACCGCGCAGATCCTCGCCGCCGGCCGACTGGCCGCCGCCACAGGAGTACCCGTCCCGGAGGCAACGGCAGCCGCAACGGTAGAAGAGGTGCCGGCCCAGGCAACTGCTTCCCCATGCCCCTCGCCATCCGCGGCTGCCTCGCAGAGGGGCGCTCGCCCGGGCACTGCTGCCGGCGTGCGCGAGGCGCTGGCCGCTGCCGTCACCGCAGAGGAGGAGGCTGCCTACGGGTACCAGGCGGCACTCCCCCGCCTCGGTCCCGCCGAGTCCGGCCCGGCGTCGGAGTTCCTGGCCCGGCACCGCGAACTGGCCGACGCCGGGGAGGAACGCCTCAGGCTCGCTTGTGGAACGGCCGTACCGCAACAGCCGGGATATGTCCTCGATTCCGCCTTCCTGGCCGCACCGGCAGCAGGCCTGGGCAGGCTCGAGGCAGCGACGCTCGCCTCCTACGGCGACCTGGTGGCACTGTCCCAGGGCCAGGACCGGAAATGGGCGCTGTCAGCGCTGCAGGCTGCCGCAGGACGGGCGCTTCGCTGGGGCACAGACCCCGGAGCTGTTCCAGGCCTGACCCTGGACGTTAACCAACTGCCCAACCTTCCCGCAGTTACTGGACGTCCTGCCGGTACCGGCCCCGCGCCGTCGTCCGCGGAATCCCAGGCCCTCACTGGGCCGTCACCACTGAAGGAATGGTCGTAA
- a CDS encoding YlxR family protein, with protein sequence MLSTGNQPERTCIGCRKKGPRSQLLRLVAEGSGSTAVLVDERRRMAGRGAWLHPSTSCLALAVKRRAFGRALPGATETTAVERWFTPGPNVDAAPVAATPTVQPESGSEI encoded by the coding sequence ATGCTTTCCACAGGGAATCAGCCCGAGCGTACCTGCATCGGATGCCGGAAGAAGGGCCCGCGGTCGCAGTTGCTCCGGCTCGTCGCCGAAGGCAGCGGGTCAACCGCTGTCCTGGTGGATGAACGACGCCGGATGGCTGGCCGGGGTGCATGGCTGCACCCCAGCACATCGTGCCTGGCCCTGGCGGTCAAGCGGCGAGCATTCGGGCGTGCCCTTCCGGGCGCAACTGAAACAACCGCCGTCGAACGCTGGTTCACGCCAGGTCCGAACGTTGACGCCGCCCCGGTGGCTGCAACACCAACCGTCCAACCTGAAAGCGGGTCAGAAATCTGA
- a CDS encoding aminoglycoside phosphotransferase family protein produces the protein MRDRAGRTWLDSLRGLLADRLEQWQLDVDLAPGSLPWSGHGGIVLPVRQDDGSPAALKIAFPHDEAKVERHALALWGGRGAVALLASDAESCAMLLERLDAGRSLADVPLDDAAVVWGGLVRQLGLAPDHRAEWREFADIAGRAEQWSDQLPADWEQLGRPFPRWLLEAALEVCQTRGAVGRRSAHDLLVHTDLHFLNVLARPGKQATGEAPTAAGYAAIDPQPMIGEPEFAVAPLLWNRLADLPASRPGAALLTRCHDFSTAAGLDPDVARQWAIAREVDNALGYAAQGHQGDLARSLWVSSTLAGKTLDGLPHPHSLPEPGQDG, from the coding sequence ATGCGCGACCGGGCAGGACGCACCTGGCTCGACAGCCTTCGGGGGCTGCTGGCTGACCGGCTGGAGCAATGGCAGCTCGACGTGGACCTGGCGCCCGGCAGCCTGCCGTGGAGTGGACACGGCGGCATCGTGCTGCCGGTGCGGCAGGACGACGGTTCACCAGCAGCCTTGAAGATCGCTTTCCCCCACGATGAAGCCAAGGTGGAGCGGCATGCACTGGCACTTTGGGGCGGCCGTGGCGCTGTTGCATTGCTGGCCTCCGACGCGGAATCGTGCGCCATGCTCCTGGAACGCCTCGACGCCGGACGGTCACTGGCGGACGTGCCCCTGGATGACGCTGCCGTTGTCTGGGGAGGGCTGGTGCGGCAATTGGGGCTGGCCCCGGACCACCGCGCTGAATGGCGGGAGTTCGCCGACATCGCCGGCCGAGCCGAACAGTGGAGCGACCAACTGCCGGCGGACTGGGAGCAGCTGGGCCGCCCGTTCCCCCGGTGGCTGCTGGAGGCAGCCCTTGAAGTGTGCCAGACCCGCGGTGCGGTGGGCCGCCGGTCGGCCCATGACCTGCTGGTCCACACGGACCTGCATTTCCTGAATGTCCTGGCGCGCCCGGGGAAGCAGGCCACGGGTGAAGCGCCGACGGCGGCGGGATACGCGGCCATCGACCCCCAGCCGATGATTGGCGAACCCGAGTTTGCCGTGGCTCCGCTGCTGTGGAACCGCCTTGCGGACCTGCCGGCGTCCCGGCCCGGCGCGGCGCTGCTGACGCGTTGCCACGACTTCAGCACAGCCGCCGGCCTGGACCCTGACGTGGCCCGGCAGTGGGCCATCGCCAGGGAAGTGGATAACGCGCTGGGGTACGCCGCGCAGGGACACCAGGGCGACCTGGCCCGGTCCCTTTGGGTCTCCAGCACCCTGGCCGGCAAAACCCTGGACGGCCTGCCGCATCCCCATTCACTGCCCGAGCCGGGACAGGACGGGTAG
- a CDS encoding VIT1/CCC1 transporter family protein: protein MNADDPADAPGTGASPELNNHLETEPHGNDIAHRLNWLRAGVLGANDGIVSVAAIVVGVAGATAELGPILTAGVAGVVGGAVSMALGEYVSVSSQSDSQRALIEKERRELEEEPEAELAELTALYLAKGLTPETAAKVARELTAHDVLAAHLSAELNIDEEDIVSPWHAAFASAIAFTIGAILPMLAILLPPPGIRVPLTFAAVLVALAITGALGAWIGGGSKTRAAVRVVVGGALALAATFMIGNLLGASGVV from the coding sequence ATGAACGCCGACGATCCAGCCGATGCCCCGGGGACCGGTGCCAGCCCGGAACTGAACAACCACCTTGAGACGGAACCGCACGGCAACGATATTGCGCACCGGCTGAACTGGTTGCGCGCCGGCGTCCTCGGCGCCAATGACGGCATCGTCTCCGTGGCCGCCATTGTGGTGGGCGTGGCGGGTGCCACGGCCGAATTGGGGCCCATCCTCACGGCCGGCGTCGCCGGCGTCGTGGGGGGCGCCGTGTCAATGGCGTTGGGCGAATATGTCTCGGTCAGCAGCCAAAGTGACAGTCAGCGCGCCCTGATTGAGAAGGAACGCCGCGAACTGGAGGAAGAACCGGAAGCGGAGCTCGCCGAACTGACCGCCCTCTACCTGGCCAAGGGGCTGACCCCCGAAACCGCGGCCAAGGTCGCCCGCGAACTTACTGCCCACGACGTCCTGGCCGCACACCTGTCTGCCGAGCTCAACATCGACGAGGAGGACATCGTCAGCCCCTGGCACGCGGCATTCGCCTCAGCCATTGCGTTCACCATCGGGGCTATTCTGCCAATGCTGGCCATCCTGCTTCCCCCACCCGGCATCCGGGTTCCGCTGACGTTTGCAGCAGTCCTGGTGGCCTTGGCCATAACGGGCGCCCTGGGGGCATGGATCGGAGGCGGCTCAAAAACGCGGGCAGCTGTGCGCGTGGTGGTGGGCGGCGCATTGGCGCTCGCGGCGACGTTCATGATCGGCAACCTGCTGGGGGCCTCGGGTGTTGTTTGA
- the nusA gene encoding transcription termination factor NusA, whose translation MDIDMSALRLLEREREIPLDLLIPTIEQALLVAYHKSPGAFEKARAELDRKSGHVTIWAVEIDDDGAPIGEFEHTPEGFGRIAASTARQIILQRLRDVEDDNVLGEFKGREGELVSGTIQQGNNPHMVQVNLGSLEALLPPPEQVPGEKYIHGNRLRALVIDVHRGTKGPSVTLSRSHPGLVRKLFELEVPEIADHSVEIVALAREAGHRTKIAVKANTPGINAKGACIGEMGSRVRAVMNELNDEKIDIVDYSENPATFIASALSPSRVNSVTITDEATRSARVVVPDYQLSLAIGKEGQNARLAAKLTGWRIDIVSDAAVARDK comes from the coding sequence ATGGATATTGACATGAGCGCACTGAGACTTTTGGAGCGTGAGCGTGAAATCCCGCTGGACCTCCTGATCCCCACCATCGAGCAGGCGCTCCTGGTGGCCTACCATAAGTCGCCCGGCGCCTTCGAAAAAGCACGCGCCGAACTGGACCGCAAGAGCGGGCACGTGACCATTTGGGCCGTGGAGATTGACGACGACGGCGCCCCCATCGGCGAATTCGAGCACACCCCAGAAGGGTTCGGCCGCATCGCAGCCAGCACGGCCCGCCAGATCATCCTGCAGCGGCTTCGCGACGTTGAGGACGACAACGTCCTGGGCGAGTTCAAGGGCCGCGAAGGCGAGTTGGTGTCCGGCACCATCCAGCAGGGCAACAACCCGCACATGGTCCAGGTCAACCTCGGGTCCCTCGAGGCGCTGCTTCCCCCGCCCGAGCAGGTCCCCGGCGAGAAGTACATCCACGGTAACCGCCTGCGCGCCCTGGTCATTGACGTGCACCGCGGTACCAAGGGCCCCTCCGTGACGCTGTCCCGGTCGCACCCGGGCCTGGTTCGGAAGCTCTTCGAACTCGAAGTCCCCGAGATCGCCGACCACTCCGTGGAGATTGTCGCGCTGGCCCGCGAAGCCGGCCACCGCACCAAGATCGCCGTCAAGGCGAACACCCCCGGGATCAACGCGAAGGGTGCCTGCATCGGTGAGATGGGTTCCCGCGTCCGTGCCGTCATGAACGAGCTGAACGACGAAAAGATCGACATTGTCGACTACAGCGAGAACCCGGCTACCTTCATTGCCAGCGCGCTGTCGCCGTCGCGGGTGAATTCGGTCACCATCACCGACGAGGCCACCCGCTCCGCGCGCGTGGTGGTTCCGGACTACCAGCTGTCCCTGGCCATCGGCAAGGAAGGCCAGAATGCCCGCCTTGCGGCAAAGCTGACCGGGTGGCGCATCGACATCGTCTCCGACGCCGCGGTGGCCCGCGACAAATAA
- the rimP gene encoding ribosome maturation factor RimP translates to MSNAEATASPDHTGTGSGTAPAHNPEAARLRALLEPAVHANRLYLEDVAIIPGSHRVVHVVVDLPQEETGGVSLDVIADISKVLSDVLDNDPNDDGRPYDLEVSSPGVGRPLTEPRHWHRARGRMVKVNVTQGENVTGRIKSVDDGGVTLVPEIAVKKGMKPRQGEPVKLPFDRIRNGKVEIEFSHLPEDGLEPEHNGPSEEA, encoded by the coding sequence GTGAGCAACGCAGAAGCTACGGCTTCACCAGACCACACCGGCACGGGAAGCGGAACCGCGCCGGCCCACAACCCCGAAGCTGCGCGGCTCCGGGCTCTCCTGGAACCCGCCGTTCACGCAAACCGCCTGTACCTGGAGGACGTAGCCATCATCCCGGGCTCCCACCGTGTGGTCCATGTCGTGGTGGACCTGCCGCAGGAGGAGACGGGCGGGGTCAGCCTGGACGTCATCGCGGACATCTCCAAGGTCCTCTCGGATGTGCTGGATAACGACCCCAACGACGACGGCCGGCCCTATGACCTCGAGGTGTCCTCGCCCGGCGTAGGTCGCCCCCTGACCGAACCGCGGCACTGGCACCGCGCGCGGGGCCGGATGGTCAAGGTCAACGTCACCCAGGGCGAGAACGTGACCGGCCGCATCAAGTCCGTGGACGACGGGGGAGTCACCCTCGTTCCGGAGATCGCCGTCAAGAAGGGCATGAAGCCCCGACAGGGTGAACCCGTAAAGCTTCCTTTCGACAGGATCCGCAACGGAAAAGTCGAGATCGAATTCAGCCACCTCCCGGAGGACGGTCTGGAACCTGAACACAATGGACCTTCTGAGGAGGCCTGA
- a CDS encoding pyridoxal phosphate-dependent decarboxylase family protein — protein sequence MAHGDDGFAAALAAAAGYSQAWLDSLPHRRVGPSRNATELAEVFGGPLPQAGMPAAGVIDFLATQAEPGLMAMPSGRFFGWVIGGTLPAALASDWLVSAWDQNAGLRYATPATAAIEEAAGHWLLDLLGLPSTADVGFVTGATMANFTGMAAARWRLLSDAGWDLDRDGLCGAPRIRCFVGRERHDTVDLGLRYLGLGKPTEVDADGQGRLLPAALDAALAAGTGPALVCLQAGNLHSGAFDPFSQAIAVARKHGAWVHIDGAFGLWAAAAPELRHLTRGYEEADSWGTDAHKTLNVPYDCGIAIVRDPSALRAAMGLHASYLVHDAEGPGDPFEKVPELSRRARGVPVWAALKSLGREGVAAQVGGLAGAAAAIAEGMAALDGVEVLNDVSYTQVCLAFGDDDTTRAVTARVIQDGKVWMSGSRWRERDILRVSVSNWHTAGEDVGTAIDAVRSALAAVRNS from the coding sequence ATGGCACACGGCGATGACGGGTTTGCCGCGGCACTGGCAGCCGCCGCAGGGTATTCGCAGGCCTGGCTGGACAGCCTTCCGCACCGCCGCGTGGGACCGAGCCGGAACGCCACAGAGCTCGCCGAAGTCTTCGGCGGACCACTGCCCCAAGCAGGAATGCCTGCAGCGGGCGTCATCGACTTCCTGGCCACTCAGGCAGAACCTGGCCTCATGGCCATGCCCTCGGGCCGGTTCTTCGGCTGGGTGATCGGCGGCACCCTGCCGGCCGCCCTGGCCTCGGACTGGCTGGTCAGCGCCTGGGACCAAAACGCGGGCCTGCGCTACGCTACCCCGGCCACGGCTGCCATCGAGGAAGCCGCCGGACACTGGCTGCTGGATCTGCTGGGCCTCCCATCCACCGCCGACGTCGGATTCGTCACCGGCGCCACCATGGCAAACTTCACCGGCATGGCTGCCGCCCGCTGGCGGCTGCTCTCCGATGCCGGCTGGGACCTGGACCGCGACGGACTCTGCGGCGCACCCCGGATCCGCTGCTTTGTCGGACGGGAACGGCACGACACCGTTGACCTCGGCCTTCGCTACCTGGGCCTCGGAAAACCAACGGAAGTCGACGCAGACGGGCAGGGCCGCCTGCTCCCCGCCGCCCTGGACGCCGCGCTTGCCGCCGGAACCGGGCCCGCCCTGGTGTGCCTCCAGGCAGGCAACCTGCACTCAGGCGCCTTCGACCCCTTTTCCCAGGCCATCGCCGTCGCACGCAAACACGGTGCGTGGGTACACATCGACGGTGCGTTCGGCCTTTGGGCTGCCGCCGCACCGGAACTGAGGCACCTCACCCGGGGCTATGAAGAGGCCGACTCCTGGGGCACGGATGCCCACAAGACGTTGAACGTGCCGTACGACTGCGGCATCGCCATCGTCCGCGACCCGTCGGCGCTGCGGGCTGCGATGGGCCTGCACGCGAGCTACCTGGTGCACGACGCGGAAGGCCCGGGCGATCCCTTCGAGAAGGTCCCGGAACTCTCGCGCCGGGCACGGGGAGTACCGGTGTGGGCCGCGCTGAAAAGCCTGGGCCGCGAGGGCGTGGCAGCCCAGGTGGGTGGTCTGGCGGGTGCCGCCGCGGCAATCGCAGAAGGAATGGCCGCCCTGGACGGCGTGGAGGTGCTCAACGACGTCTCCTACACCCAGGTGTGCCTGGCTTTCGGCGACGACGACACCACCCGCGCGGTCACGGCCCGTGTCATCCAGGACGGGAAGGTGTGGATGTCCGGGTCACGCTGGCGGGAGCGGGACATCCTTCGGGTTTCGGTGAGCAACTGGCATACGGCGGGGGAGGATGTGGGTACCGCAATCGACGCCGTGCGGTCAGCCCTGGCCGCCGTGCGGAACTCCTGA
- a CDS encoding GNAT family N-acetyltransferase encodes MLSRVAPWLASRRDAPDPAGLSVRTLDGQDTPALTALAQQDPVANVFILAHLRGTGTAAPTSGGAGVIGVFDGGILTGACWAGANLVPVQLDPALAPLVAEAANSSGRRYASAFGPAEAVLALNAELTELGHQAHEVRADQPLMVIDGAPRVRPHPGLVHGDLADFDRILPACAAMFEEEVGYSPYLGGREFYSRRVEGLIRQGHSLVHLNEAREVVFKAELGAVTDDVTQVQGVWMNPAFRGQGLSAAYMAAVVEKAQQIAPMTSLYVNGFNTRARSTYERVGFRQVGTFATVLF; translated from the coding sequence ATGCTGTCAAGGGTAGCCCCGTGGTTAGCGTCTCGTAGGGACGCTCCCGACCCGGCAGGGCTTTCTGTCCGTACGCTCGACGGCCAGGACACCCCCGCACTGACGGCGCTGGCCCAGCAGGACCCGGTGGCCAATGTGTTCATCCTGGCCCATCTGCGCGGCACCGGGACGGCGGCACCCACCAGCGGCGGGGCCGGCGTCATCGGCGTTTTCGACGGCGGCATCCTGACGGGCGCATGCTGGGCCGGGGCCAATTTGGTTCCGGTCCAGCTCGATCCCGCACTGGCCCCCCTGGTAGCGGAGGCAGCCAACAGTTCCGGGCGCAGGTACGCCTCGGCTTTCGGTCCGGCCGAGGCCGTGCTGGCACTTAATGCCGAACTCACGGAACTGGGGCACCAGGCCCACGAGGTCCGGGCCGACCAGCCCCTGATGGTCATCGACGGAGCACCCCGGGTACGGCCCCACCCGGGCCTGGTGCACGGGGACCTGGCGGACTTCGACCGCATCCTTCCCGCATGCGCCGCCATGTTCGAGGAAGAAGTAGGCTACTCGCCCTATTTGGGCGGCAGGGAGTTCTACAGCCGGCGGGTGGAAGGCCTCATCAGGCAGGGGCACTCCCTGGTCCACCTCAACGAAGCCCGCGAGGTGGTGTTCAAAGCCGAGTTGGGTGCAGTCACGGACGACGTCACCCAAGTCCAAGGGGTATGGATGAATCCGGCTTTCCGCGGCCAGGGGCTCAGTGCGGCGTACATGGCGGCAGTGGTGGAAAAAGCCCAGCAGATTGCCCCGATGACCAGCCTCTACGTCAACGGCTTCAACACCAGGGCCAGGTCCACCTATGAGCGTGTGGGCTTCCGCCAGGTGGGGACCTTCGCTACAGTCCTGTTCTAG
- a CDS encoding sulfite exporter TauE/SafE family protein — MTSGFESIQLTTIILIVVAGFAAGWIDAVVGGGGLIQLPALLLVPGIAPVQALATNKMGSIFGTATSAVTYYRRVGPDLRTAVPMAVIALAGSFGGASLAATLPAGVFKPIIVVALVAVALFTALRPSVGELTALRHEGHKHYVVACLIGAVIGFYDGLIGPGTGSFLVIALVSAMGYAFLEASAKAKIVNMSTNAGALLFFLPHGSILWGIGLLLGGANMAGGYLGARTAVKQGSKFVRVVFLAVVAALIVKLGYDVWQENFS, encoded by the coding sequence GTGACCTCCGGCTTCGAGTCGATCCAGCTCACCACCATCATCCTGATCGTGGTGGCTGGATTCGCAGCCGGGTGGATTGATGCGGTGGTGGGCGGCGGAGGTCTCATCCAGCTTCCGGCGCTGCTCCTGGTCCCCGGCATCGCGCCGGTTCAGGCGCTGGCCACCAACAAGATGGGATCCATCTTCGGTACCGCCACCAGTGCTGTCACGTATTACCGGCGGGTGGGGCCGGACCTGCGGACCGCGGTGCCCATGGCGGTGATAGCCCTGGCGGGGAGCTTCGGCGGGGCAAGCCTGGCCGCCACCCTGCCGGCCGGGGTGTTCAAGCCCATCATCGTGGTGGCCCTGGTCGCCGTCGCGCTTTTCACTGCCCTGCGGCCCAGCGTGGGTGAGCTGACGGCACTGCGCCACGAAGGCCATAAGCACTACGTCGTGGCCTGTTTGATCGGTGCTGTGATCGGCTTTTATGACGGGCTTATCGGCCCGGGGACCGGTTCCTTCCTGGTCATCGCCCTGGTGTCCGCCATGGGCTACGCCTTCCTGGAAGCAAGCGCCAAGGCCAAAATTGTCAACATGTCCACCAATGCCGGTGCCCTGTTGTTCTTCCTGCCGCACGGGTCCATCCTGTGGGGGATCGGCCTGCTGCTCGGCGGCGCCAACATGGCCGGCGGCTACCTCGGCGCCCGCACAGCCGTGAAGCAGGGCAGCAAATTCGTCCGGGTGGTCTTCCTGGCGGTCGTGGCGGCCCTGATCGTCAAGCTTGGCTACGACGTCTGGCAGGAAAACTTCTCCTGA